From the genome of Bacteroides sp. MSB163, one region includes:
- a CDS encoding NADH-quinone oxidoreductase subunit B translates to MERIKKPKIKSIPYEEFTDNETLEKLVRELNAGGANVALGVLDDFINWGRSNSLWPLTFATSCCGIEFMALGAARYDMARFGFEVARASPRQADMIMVCGTITNKMAPVLKRLYDQMPDPKYVVAVGGCAVSGGPFKKSYHVVNGVDKILPVDVYIPGCPPRPEAFYYGMMQLQRKVKIEKFFGGVNRKEPKPDSDE, encoded by the coding sequence ATGGAAAGAATAAAAAAGCCCAAAATAAAGTCTATCCCGTATGAAGAATTTACGGATAATGAAACGTTGGAGAAACTCGTTCGCGAACTTAATGCCGGAGGTGCCAATGTCGCCCTCGGCGTACTGGACGATTTCATCAACTGGGGACGCAGCAATTCGCTGTGGCCGCTTACGTTTGCAACAAGCTGTTGCGGTATCGAGTTCATGGCACTGGGTGCCGCGCGCTATGACATGGCGCGTTTCGGATTTGAAGTAGCCCGTGCCAGTCCGCGCCAGGCAGATATGATTATGGTGTGCGGAACTATCACAAATAAGATGGCGCCTGTCCTGAAACGCCTATACGATCAGATGCCGGACCCGAAATACGTGGTTGCCGTGGGTGGATGCGCCGTTAGCGGCGGACCGTTCAAGAAATCCTATCACGTAGTGAATGGAGTAGATAAGATTCTACCGGTGGATGTGTACATCCCGGGATGTCCCCCCCGTCCGGAAGCGTTCTACTACGGCATGATGCAGTTGCAACGCAAAGTGAAGATAGAGAAATTCTTCGGCGGAGTGAACCGGAAGGAACCGAAACCGGATAGTGACGAGTGA
- a CDS encoding NADH-quinone oxidoreductase subunit A — MNFTLLVVVLLTAIAFVGIVIALSKAISPRSYNPQKMEAYECGIPTRGKSWMQFRVGYYLFAILFLMFDVETVFLFPWAVIARDLGIAGLLSILFFLLILVLGLAYAWRKGALEWKE; from the coding sequence ATGAACTTTACTTTGTTAGTAGTCGTCTTGCTGACGGCAATTGCTTTCGTGGGTATTGTTATCGCGTTGTCCAAGGCGATATCCCCCCGTTCGTACAATCCACAGAAGATGGAAGCGTACGAGTGCGGTATTCCTACCCGTGGTAAATCATGGATGCAGTTCCGGGTGGGTTACTATCTGTTTGCCATCCTGTTTCTGATGTTCGACGTGGAGACGGTATTTCTGTTTCCATGGGCAGTCATTGCCCGCGACCTGGGAATAGCGGGATTGCTTAGTATCTTATTTTTCTTACTTATCCTGGTATTAGGACTTGCCTACGCATGGCGGAAAGGAGCATTGGAATGGAAAGAATAA
- the trkA gene encoding Trk system potassium transporter TrkA, with translation MKIIIAGAGAVGTHLAKLLSREKQDIILMDDNEERLSTLSSNFDLMTVTASPTSIQGLKEVGTRDADLFIAVTPDESRNMTACMLATNLGAKKTVARIDNYEYLLPKNKEFFKKLGVDSLIYPEMLAAKEIVSSIRMSWVRQWWEFCGGSLILIGTKMREKAEILNIPLHQLAETDKPYHVVAIKRCNETLIPRGDDVIKLHDIVYFTTTRKYVPYIRKIAGKEDYADVRNVMIMGGSRIAVRTAQYVPNYMQVKIIDNDLNRCNRLTELLDDKVMIINGDGRDMDLLIEEGLKNTEAFVALTGNSETNILSCLAAKRMGVSKTVAEVENIDYIGMAESLDIGTVINKKMITASHIYQMMLDADVSNVKCLTFANADVAEFTVKADSKITKHQVKDLGLPKGTTIGGLIRQGEGVVVTGNTQILPGDHVVVFCLSMMIKKIEKYFN, from the coding sequence GCACACACTTGGCAAAATTGTTGTCTCGCGAGAAGCAGGACATCATATTGATGGACGACAATGAAGAGAGGTTGAGCACGCTTAGTTCCAACTTCGATTTAATGACGGTCACGGCATCGCCTACTTCCATTCAGGGATTGAAAGAAGTGGGGACTAGAGATGCTGACCTGTTTATAGCTGTCACTCCCGATGAAAGCCGTAACATGACTGCATGTATGCTGGCCACCAACCTCGGTGCCAAAAAGACCGTTGCCCGTATTGACAATTACGAGTATCTCCTGCCTAAGAACAAGGAATTCTTCAAGAAACTGGGTGTTGACTCATTGATTTACCCTGAAATGCTTGCCGCTAAAGAAATCGTATCTTCCATACGTATGAGTTGGGTGCGCCAATGGTGGGAATTCTGTGGCGGATCGCTGATACTTATCGGTACCAAGATGCGTGAAAAAGCGGAAATACTGAATATTCCTCTGCACCAGCTTGCCGAAACAGACAAACCCTATCACGTGGTAGCCATCAAACGTTGCAACGAAACACTGATTCCGCGCGGTGACGATGTAATCAAACTGCATGACATCGTTTACTTCACCACTACCCGCAAGTATGTACCTTATATACGTAAAATAGCCGGAAAGGAAGATTATGCCGATGTACGCAACGTAATGATCATGGGTGGAAGCCGCATTGCCGTGCGAACCGCCCAATATGTACCCAACTATATGCAGGTGAAGATCATAGACAACGACTTGAACCGTTGCAACCGCCTGACAGAACTTCTTGATGATAAGGTTATGATTATCAACGGAGACGGACGCGATATGGACCTGCTTATCGAAGAAGGTCTGAAGAACACGGAAGCCTTCGTAGCCCTTACTGGAAATTCGGAAACAAACATTCTTTCCTGCCTTGCCGCCAAACGTATGGGCGTCAGCAAGACGGTGGCGGAAGTAGAAAATATAGATTATATAGGTATGGCGGAGAGCCTCGACATCGGTACGGTAATCAATAAGAAGATGATTACCGCCAGTCACATCTATCAGATGATGCTGGATGCCGACGTCAGCAACGTAAAATGCCTGACCTTTGCCAATGCCGACGTTGCAGAGTTCACCGTGAAAGCCGACTCTAAAATTACCAAACACCAGGTTAAGGACCTCGGGCTGCCGAAGGGAACCACTATCGGCGGATTGATCCGACAGGGCGAAGGAGTCGTAGTAACGGGTAATACGCAGATATTACCCGGTGACCACGTAGTAGTCTTCTGTTTGAGCATGATGATTAAGAAGATTGAGAAATACTTTAATTAA
- a CDS encoding TrkH family potassium uptake protein, whose amino-acid sequence MINFKTVIRIIGILLLLETVMLLLCSGVSFYYQDEALVDFWVSAGITAGAGLLLAAMGKGGDRQLTRRDGYVLVSFAWVAFSLFGMLPFYISGYIPSITNAFFETMSGFSSTGATILDDIEALPHGLLFWRSMTQWIGGLGIIMFTIAILPIFGVSGLQVFAAEASGPTHDKVHPRIGITAKWIWSIYAGITCILTALLMLGGMDWFDSVCHAFATTGTGGFSTKQASVAYYQSPYIEYVISIFMFISGINFTLLLFFFNRKFKKVIHDAELKWYFWSVVLFTGLIAVILYYSNPIGMEDAFRKSLFQVISLHTSTGFATDDYMLWPAVTWGLLTIVMLMGACAGSTTGGLKCIRMVILGKVARNEFKHILHPNAILPVRINKQVISPSIQSTVLAFCFIYAVIIIISVLIMMGMGIGFVESVGCVISSIGNMGPGLGETGPAFSWNALPDVAKWLMAFLMLLGRLELFTVLLLFTPEFWRRS is encoded by the coding sequence ATGATTAATTTCAAGACGGTTATACGGATTATCGGTATCCTCCTATTGCTGGAGACGGTGATGCTATTGCTTTGCTCGGGCGTTTCATTCTATTACCAGGATGAAGCGTTGGTAGATTTCTGGGTATCAGCAGGTATTACGGCAGGTGCCGGACTACTCCTGGCAGCCATGGGCAAAGGCGGTGACCGCCAACTGACACGCAGGGACGGATATGTACTCGTCAGCTTTGCCTGGGTAGCCTTCTCGCTTTTCGGCATGTTACCGTTCTACATCAGTGGATATATACCCAGCATTACCAACGCCTTCTTTGAAACGATGTCCGGCTTCAGCAGCACGGGTGCTACAATATTGGATGACATCGAAGCACTCCCCCACGGTCTGCTCTTTTGGCGCAGCATGACACAATGGATAGGCGGCTTGGGTATTATAATGTTCACCATCGCCATCCTTCCGATATTCGGTGTCAGCGGTTTGCAAGTGTTTGCCGCCGAAGCCAGCGGACCTACACATGACAAAGTGCACCCGCGCATCGGCATCACAGCCAAATGGATCTGGAGCATTTATGCAGGTATCACCTGTATCCTTACCGCCCTGCTGATGCTGGGGGGAATGGACTGGTTCGACAGTGTCTGCCATGCCTTTGCCACTACAGGCACAGGTGGATTCTCCACCAAACAAGCCAGTGTAGCTTACTACCAATCACCCTATATTGAATATGTAATATCCATCTTCATGTTCATATCCGGTATCAACTTCACGTTACTGCTGTTCTTTTTCAACCGAAAGTTCAAGAAAGTTATCCACGATGCTGAGTTAAAGTGGTATTTCTGGTCGGTAGTACTATTTACCGGCCTGATTGCAGTGATACTTTATTATTCCAACCCCATAGGTATGGAAGATGCATTCCGCAAGTCACTGTTCCAGGTTATTTCACTGCACACTTCCACCGGATTCGCCACGGACGACTATATGTTATGGCCCGCCGTGACGTGGGGTTTGCTAACCATCGTCATGCTGATGGGTGCCTGTGCGGGAAGCACAACGGGTGGTCTTAAATGTATCCGTATGGTAATCCTCGGCAAAGTGGCCCGCAATGAATTCAAACATATCCTCCACCCTAACGCAATACTTCCGGTACGTATCAACAAGCAGGTGATTTCCCCCTCCATACAATCTACAGTACTGGCTTTCTGCTTTATATATGCAGTAATCATTATCATCAGCGTATTGATTATGATGGGAATGGGCATTGGTTTTGTAGAATCTGTGGGGTGCGTGATATCCAGTATCGGCAACATGGGACCCGGGTTAGGAGAAACCGGTCCCGCCTTCTCATGGAATGCACTGCCCGATGTGGCGAAGTGGTTAATGGCTTTCCTTATGTTACTGGGACGTCTGGAATTATTTACCGTATTATTACTTTTCACTCCGGAATTCTGGAGAAGAAGTTGA
- a CDS encoding NADH-quinone oxidoreductase subunit D — protein sequence MDNIRFIEPADLHAEMLRLRQEQQMDFLECLTGMDWGETTDKDTPDTPRGLGVVYHLESTTTGERLVVRTATLDRENAELPSVSDIWKAADFLEREVYDFYGIVFIGHPDMRRLYLRNDWVGYPMRKDNDPEKDNPLRMDNEETIDTTTELELNPDGTIKNKELILFGDEEYVVNIGPQHPATHGVMRFRVSLEGETIEKIDANCGYIHRGIEKMCESLTYPQTLALTDRLDYLGAHQNRHALCACIEQAMGIEVSDRVKYIRTIMDELQRIDSHLLFYSCLAMDLGALTAFFYGFRDREKILDIFEETCGGRLIMNYNTIGGVQADLHPNFQRRVKEFIPYLRGIIHEYHEVFTGNVIARQRLKGVGVLSREDAIAFGATGGTGRASGWACDVRKRHPYGVYDKVDFKEIVYTEGDSWARYMVRMDEIMESMNILEQLIDNIPEGPYQEKMKPIIRVPEGQYYTAVEGSRGEFGVFLESHGDKTPYRLHFRSTGLPLVSTVDTICRGAKIADLIAIGGTLDYVVPDIDR from the coding sequence ATGGATAATATACGATTTATAGAACCTGCGGACTTGCATGCCGAAATGCTCCGCCTGCGCCAAGAACAGCAGATGGACTTTCTGGAATGCCTGACCGGTATGGACTGGGGAGAAACAACCGACAAAGACACGCCGGACACGCCGCGTGGTTTAGGAGTGGTTTATCATCTGGAATCTACCACTACCGGAGAACGTTTAGTCGTACGCACCGCTACCTTGGACCGCGAGAATGCCGAGTTACCCAGTGTCAGTGACATCTGGAAAGCAGCTGATTTCCTGGAGCGTGAAGTATACGATTTCTACGGCATCGTCTTCATTGGACATCCCGACATGCGCCGCCTCTACCTGCGTAACGACTGGGTAGGATACCCTATGCGTAAGGACAATGATCCGGAAAAGGACAATCCGCTACGTATGGACAATGAAGAAACCATTGATACCACTACCGAACTGGAACTTAACCCGGATGGTACAATAAAGAATAAAGAACTGATACTCTTCGGAGACGAAGAATATGTTGTGAACATCGGTCCGCAACACCCTGCCACGCACGGCGTAATGCGTTTCCGTGTATCACTGGAAGGTGAAACCATCGAGAAGATAGACGCCAACTGCGGCTACATCCACCGGGGTATCGAGAAGATGTGCGAAAGCCTCACCTACCCGCAGACATTGGCACTGACCGACCGTCTGGATTATCTGGGCGCACATCAGAACCGCCACGCCCTTTGCGCATGCATCGAGCAGGCTATGGGCATTGAAGTGAGCGACCGCGTGAAGTATATCCGTACCATCATGGACGAATTGCAGCGTATAGACTCTCACTTGCTGTTCTACTCCTGCCTGGCAATGGACCTTGGTGCCCTGACCGCGTTCTTCTATGGCTTCCGCGACCGTGAGAAGATACTCGACATCTTCGAGGAAACCTGTGGCGGACGCCTTATTATGAACTACAACACCATCGGTGGCGTGCAGGCCGACCTGCACCCCAACTTCCAGCGCCGAGTGAAAGAGTTTATCCCCTACCTGCGTGGCATCATCCACGAATATCATGAGGTGTTCACCGGCAACGTCATCGCCCGGCAACGTCTGAAAGGCGTAGGAGTACTGAGCCGTGAAGATGCCATCGCTTTCGGAGCTACAGGTGGCACAGGACGTGCCAGCGGCTGGGCTTGCGATGTCCGTAAACGCCATCCCTACGGAGTATACGACAAAGTGGACTTCAAAGAAATCGTTTATACCGAAGGCGACTCCTGGGCACGCTACATGGTTCGTATGGACGAAATCATGGAAAGCATGAATATCCTTGAGCAGCTCATTGATAACATCCCCGAAGGCCCGTATCAGGAAAAGATGAAACCCATCATCCGTGTACCCGAAGGTCAGTATTATACTGCCGTAGAAGGTAGCCGCGGCGAGTTCGGCGTCTTCCTGGAAAGCCACGGCGACAAGACTCCGTACCGTCTGCATTTCCGTTCCACGGGATTACCGCTGGTAAGCACCGTAGATACCATTTGCCGCGGAGCAAAGATTGCCGACCTGATTGCAATCGGGGGAACGCTGGATTACGTAGTGCCAGATATTGATAGGTAG